The following is a genomic window from Spiribacter sp. 1M189.
AGCGCTGGGCTCGCCTCGTCGCCATGCACGGTTCGCATCGCCAGGCCTTGTTCCGTGACCCGACGCCGTTCGCGCCGGATATTCTTGCGCTTCTTTGCGCTGAGCCCGTCGAGGAAGTCGTCGAAGTCGGCGTAGCCGGCATTGCGCCAGTGATACTGGCAGCCCTCGCGGCGGGCATAATCCGCCTCCTCGAGGATCTCCATGTCGGCATCCCGCGCGAACAGCCAGTGCACTGAGCTGATCTCCATCGCGTCGGCCATCTGGCGGGCACCGTCGGCGAGCGCATGGCGCAGGCCCTCGGCCGGATAGTCCGGATTCAGCAGCATGCGTGGCCCGTTCACCGGGCTGTAGGGCACGGCGATGATCAGCTTGGGGTAGTACTCAAGGCCATTGCGCTCGTAGGCATGAGCCCAGGCGAAGTCGAAGACGAACTCGCCCCAGGAGTTGCCCTTGATGTAGGCGGGCGCGGCGGCGGCCAGGGTTTCGCCGTCTTCGAGGAGCAGGTGATAGGGGACCCATCCGTTTTCACGGGACACGGCGCCGTGGCGCTCCAGCGCCTCGAGGAATTCATGGCGCAGGAACGGGTTGTCGGCCCCCTGCAGCGCATTCCAGCGCCTGGGGTCGATCTCTCCTATTGCGGGTATTGCTCTGAGTTGCATGCCTCGACAGACCGCAGACCGCGTCTTGAAGTGCCCGGGATGTTCCCGATGCTAAAGATCAGGCGCCTACTGTACACTCAGCGCTATGGCAGGCAAGACAACAGCCCGGCAGCCCGTGACACCCATCAGCCAGCAGATCGGCCGGATGCTTCGCGAGGCTGCACTGCTCTTGCTGATGGCAGTGGCCGGCTTTCTTATGCTGGCACTGGTCACCTACAACCCCGCTGATCCGGGCTGGAGCCATTCCGGTCCGGCGGCGGGGCTGAGCAATGCCGGTGGCGTTGTCGGCGCCTACTGGGCGGATCTGAGCCTCTACCTCTTTGGTTATCTCGCCTTCCTTTTCCCGGTGCTGATCGGGTTGCTCGCGACGCTGGTCTACCGGTGGCAGCGACGTGACGGCGAGATGCATTGGGGCGTAATTGGCGTGCGGGTGTTCGGGTTCGTGCTGACGCTGCTCGCCGGTGCGGCGCTGGCGAGGCTGCATATCGAGCCAGTGGCCGGCACCGTGCCGCTGAGTTCCGGCGGCGTACTGGGCAATCTGGTGGGCGATCAGATCCGCGAGGCATTCAGTTTTACCGGTGCCACGCTGCTGGCGCTGGCGGTGCTGCTGGCCGGTGTGACTCTGTTTACCGGGCTGTCCTGGATTGCGCTCATGGACCAGCTCGGGCACTTCATCCTGGCCCAGAGCAAATACCTGGCACTCCTGCGCGGCTGGGTCCACGACCGCATCATGGCTCAGCGCGCCCGTCGCGAACGCGAGGCGGCCCGGCGGGAGGAGCGCCGCCGCGCGCGCAGACGTCAGAAACCCGCCATTGCGCCGCCGGCGAAGGAAGCCAGGCCGAGCGAGAAGGCGCGCCGGGAGCAGCAGATCCAGCTCTTCGAGAAACCGCCGGCGCCGGGCGAACGTCCGCCAGTGTCGCTGCTTGATCCCCCCAAGGCCGAGCAGCCCGGCTACACGGCGGAGGCACTGGAGGCCATGTCCCGGCTGGTTGAGCACAAGCTGCGCGACTTCGGCGTCGAGGTGGAGGTCGTCGCCGTGCAGCCCGGCCCGGTGATCACCCGCTTCGAGCTCAAGCCTGCCGCTGGCGTCAAGGTGAGCCAGATCACCAATCTCTCCAAGGATCTGGCTCGTGCGCTGTCGGTCACGGCGGTGCGTGTGGTCGAGGTCATTCCGGGCAAGTCGGTGGTGGGGCTGGAGATCCCCAATGAACATCGTCAGGTGATCGCGCTCTCCGAGATTATCCGCTCGGAGGCTTTCGAGAAGGCGGCCTCGCCGCTGACGCTCGCCATCGGCAAGGATATCGGCGGCTACACGCAGGTGGTGGATCTCGCCAAGATGCCACATCTGCTGGTGGCGGGCACCACTGGCTCGGGCAAATCGGTGGGCATCAACGCCATGATCATCAGCCTGCTCTACAAGAATGGCCCTGAGCAGGTCCGCACCATCATGATCGACCCGAAGATGCTGGAGCTCTCGGTCTACGATGGTATTCCGCACCTGTTGGCGCCGGTCGTGACCGACATGAAGGAGGCCGCCAATGCGCTGCGCTGGTGCGTCGGCGAAATGGAACGTCGCTACCGCCTGATGGCCAGTCTCGGGGTGCGCAACATCGGTGGCGCCAACCGCAAGATCCGCGAGGCCCGAGAGCGGGGTGAGCCGCTGACCGATCCGCTCTGGCGTGCGCCGGAGGGGCGGGTGGAGCCCACGCTCGATGGCGACGGCGAGGCGCCGCAGGCGCCGGTACTCGAACCCCTCCCATACGTTGTTGTCGTAGTCGACGAGTTTGCCGACATGATGATGATGGTCGGCAAGAAGGTCGAGGAGCTTATCGCCCGGCTGGCGCAGAAGGCCCGCGCCGCCGGCATTCATCTCATTCTGGCCACCCAGCGCCCGTCGGTGGATGTCATCACTGGCCTGATCAAGGCCAACATTCCTACCCGCATGGCCTTTCAGGTGTCCTCGCGCGTGGATTCCCGGACCATCCTCGACCAGATGGGGGCGGAGTCGCTGCTCGGCCATGGCGACATGCTCTACCTGGGGCCGAGCAGCCGCGGCATCCCCGAGCGGGTCCATGGCGCATTCGTCTCGGACGCCGAGGTCCACCGGGTAGCCGAGCATCTCAAGCAGAGCGGCGAGCCGGACTATGTCGATGGCATCCTCGATGAAAGCGAGGGCGAGGCCGCCATGTCGGGGGCTTTGCCCGGGGAGATGAGCGCCGGTGGCGGCGAGTCGGACCCGCTTTATGACCAGGCGGTGCGTATCGTCACCGAAACCCGCAAGGCCTCCATCTCCGGTGTGCAGAGACGGCTGAAGATCGGCTATAACCGGGCGGCACGGCTGGTCGAGGAAATGGAGGCGGCCGGTATCGTCGGTCCGCTGCAGGCGAATGGATCGCGTGAGGTCATCGCGCCACCACCCCCAGGGGACTGAACACGATGCGGATGCGCCACTGCCTCGCCATGCCAGTTTTTCTGCTGATCGTTGCTCTCCTTGCGGCGGCCTCCGTGACGCGAGCCGCCGGCCAGGAGGATGGTACGCAGGCCACGAAGGACGGACCGATTGCCGGCCTGACCCACTACTTCGAGGCCGTTGAGACGCTCGCCGGGGAATTTCGTCAGACGACCCGCGACGA
Proteins encoded in this region:
- a CDS encoding GNAT family N-acetyltransferase, with the translated sequence MQLRAIPAIGEIDPRRWNALQGADNPFLRHEFLEALERHGAVSRENGWVPYHLLLEDGETLAAAAPAYIKGNSWGEFVFDFAWAHAYERNGLEYYPKLIIAVPYSPVNGPRMLLNPDYPAEGLRHALADGARQMADAMEISSVHWLFARDADMEILEEADYARREGCQYHWRNAGYADFDDFLDGLSAKKRKNIRRERRRVTEQGLAMRTVHGDEASPALWDALHGFYEDTFHAHGNLPVITRDCFVELGEALGDRVVLFVAEDSGEPVAGAICLRSEDTLYGRYWGAARDYDGLHFEACYYQGIDYCIRHGLSRFEPGAQGEHKVARGFLPVLTHSAHYLRDAQFRAAVDDFLERERAAVTQYAHELTIEGPYREEVLERLPRD
- a CDS encoding DNA translocase FtsK, with protein sequence MAGKTTARQPVTPISQQIGRMLREAALLLLMAVAGFLMLALVTYNPADPGWSHSGPAAGLSNAGGVVGAYWADLSLYLFGYLAFLFPVLIGLLATLVYRWQRRDGEMHWGVIGVRVFGFVLTLLAGAALARLHIEPVAGTVPLSSGGVLGNLVGDQIREAFSFTGATLLALAVLLAGVTLFTGLSWIALMDQLGHFILAQSKYLALLRGWVHDRIMAQRARREREAARREERRRARRRQKPAIAPPAKEARPSEKARREQQIQLFEKPPAPGERPPVSLLDPPKAEQPGYTAEALEAMSRLVEHKLRDFGVEVEVVAVQPGPVITRFELKPAAGVKVSQITNLSKDLARALSVTAVRVVEVIPGKSVVGLEIPNEHRQVIALSEIIRSEAFEKAASPLTLAIGKDIGGYTQVVDLAKMPHLLVAGTTGSGKSVGINAMIISLLYKNGPEQVRTIMIDPKMLELSVYDGIPHLLAPVVTDMKEAANALRWCVGEMERRYRLMASLGVRNIGGANRKIREARERGEPLTDPLWRAPEGRVEPTLDGDGEAPQAPVLEPLPYVVVVVDEFADMMMMVGKKVEELIARLAQKARAAGIHLILATQRPSVDVITGLIKANIPTRMAFQVSSRVDSRTILDQMGAESLLGHGDMLYLGPSSRGIPERVHGAFVSDAEVHRVAEHLKQSGEPDYVDGILDESEGEAAMSGALPGEMSAGGGESDPLYDQAVRIVTETRKASISGVQRRLKIGYNRAARLVEEMEAAGIVGPLQANGSREVIAPPPPGD